gagagagagagagagagagagagagagagagagagagagagagaaagagagagatccATATAGGGACAAAGAACACAAAGAAGAGAGACAAAGGTGGATCTAAGATTTATCGGACAAAatggaaaagagagaaagaagaagaaatcaagagagagagagagaggaaaaattattttttttttctctttttgatttttaaaatttttaaatgttttaattaattttaataaattattaatattagttGGACCAATGAAATTTTGTCATATTTACACTTGTGTATACAGTGACAATCTACTTTGACACTTAATAGATCAAAGTAGACAGAATGAGTATAGAGCAAAACGATTGTGGAGATTGAGAAGTTCAGCcctaattattttagtataggaGTTGATCGTACCAAACTCTAAAGTTTATGAAATTTGGCCCcaaagtacaaaaaaaaaaggctaattaggatccCCGAAGTTTGACATGGACCAATTCATGCcttctgaatttttttggccgttaaaaattccccctgaactattgagattgttaaattcaaggacttttgtctaattttagtaaatattaaagtttgagggatatgatttggtagatattaaaatttagggagcatggtttagtacataaacaatcactgaaacaataaaattgaatgaaattagataaaagtccttaaatctaacaatctcaatagttcaaaaaaaatttttaatggcaaaaaaaattcagaaaacataatttggtacatgtcaaagttctagtgaaaaaattctaattaaaaatattgaagTCAACATCAATAGCCAAACAGTAGGCGAGTCTATCCAAACACAGGATCCACTAAGCCAACGCTGTTTGGGGATTCCCGTTATCGCCAAACCCAAACACACCCTTTTCTTCTTCCCCTTTCTCTCCAAGTCCTCTCTTTCTTCTCACTGATCTCATTTAGATCCAATCCAATTTCCTGTCACTTTCCCGGGAAAATTCCCACAACGAAAACCGTAAACATTTTCccggaaaaagagaaaaagagatgTCACACGGCGACACGGTACCGCTTCACCCATCGTCTCAATCCGACATCGACGAGATCGAGAATCTAATCCACGCCAGCGTCCAATCGAGTTCCGCCACCGTTCTCCCAGCCAGACCACCAAGCCCTCCTAGGGCTTCGATCCCGGTCTCTTCATCCCCATTCATACAATCCAATCTTCCGCCTACGCCAGCTCCTCCGTCTTCTTCCACCAATAAGAAGCCGCCAACTGTCCCCATTGCGCCTCCGCTTCCCACCTCGACCAATGGGAACCCTAGCATTGCCTCTACCGGGTTTGGTTCGGCTCCTAACACGCTGACAGAGCCTGTTTGGGATACGGTGAAGAGGGATCTGTCGAGGATCGTGAGCAATTTGAAGTTGGTTGTGTTTCCGAATCCGTATCGCGAGGATCCCGGAAAGGCATTGAGGGATTGGGATCTTTGGGGTCCTTTCTTCTTCATTGTGTTTCTTGGTCTTACACTTTCGTGGTCTGCATCGGTTAAGAAGGTGAGGTCTCATGAATTCTGAGTTTACCCCAATTTCATAATTTGTGATTGCTCAAGGTTTTAAATCTTATCATTGAGATCATTTTGGGTTTTTGTTTCTAATTGTTGTTACAAAATTTAGACTTGAGTCATGAGAGGAGACTATAATTGTAGTGATTTAGAATTCATAATTCTATTAAGTGATTTGTGAGAGGTAGGTTGAAGGTTATAGGGTTTAATGGGAAGGAAAGGAATACAAGAAAGTGTATCTATATATGTAtgcatgtatgtatgtatattcaTGACTTGGGTGGGATGTGATATGGTGTTGAATTAAACAGAACCATTGTATGAGGTTGCTTGTATTGCATGCATTTGTGTTTTTATTAAGACTCTTTTCCATTTCAAATTAGTGAGTAGTGTGATTCTTATAATTTAGGGAATTTGTAGTGAGCTTTCAGTTAGAGCCTCATGCAACTATGCAGAAGTATATATTGGAGATAATTAGGAGATTTTTTTTGTAGGACTGTAGTAGATTCAATCTTTGCCTTAAATATAGAAACATTTTGTGATAGACTTAGAAGTTGGTATGACTATACAAGAATTTCTTGAAAGTCTGACTAACATTCACATTGCTACAATGTTGTAAAATCAGTGAACTTTAGGTAGTTGTTTTTATTCCTTTGTACAATGACACAAATATAGAGCTTTAAACTCTGATCATACGGCTATAATTTGGGTTGTGAAGGAGATAACGGTTTGGTTTTTGAACTCTTAGCTATATGGTCTTATTTTGAAATTCTAAAGTAGTTGGAATGAGTTTGATAATTGTGAGCTTATGAAGTTGTTTCATGATAAGATGATTTGACACAACAAAATACCTAGAACTTTAGCTGCTGAAAGGACTAAGATTGTTTTGAAGTTTGAGAATATTTGATATGATAGTTGGTAATCAAAGGGCTTTGTTTTCTTTTACATGTTTTGCGCATTTTGCTTGAAACACAGTGGTAATTAAAAGAATCTGTTATTGCCgtcctttttttttctcaagGCACCTAATGTATTAACTGATGTTTGTAGCGTAGAGTTTGCTAGACACAAAGGGTATGAGTGGCttcttctttttccctttttttttaataatgtagTTCGAAGGAAACTGGTCAGCTATAGAATCGTTTGGTGATCTAGTTATCTTGTTCTTGCCTGAGTAAGTGATTTGGCCATTTTTTTTCCCGGTGAAACAACTTAAAAGGCTCAGGTTATAAATggcttttcaaattttaatttatttgtggaactcattttttgattttatttgtagCCTTGCCTGAACCAAACTTTGTTTTTTCAGTAGCTTCTAATTCTCAACTTTGAGAAAATTATAGCTCCAATCCTTGTTTGTGATAGATGTAATATTATGAGGTTGCTAGAGTTTGTTAATGCAACTGTAAGGAGATTATAGCAATGCTTGTTAAACCATTTTAAGAGTTAAGTTGGTGTGATAAACCCCTCTCCATATGCATTGATAATATAAAGGCCCAATTAAAGTTATACGTCCCACAGTTTGTTTGTAGTGCATATTTTCTGTATTAGTCTCTTTTAGTGGATGATTGAAAACTTAGATCATTATTTTATTACTGAATCAGATAAGACTAGAGTTTTATTGCTATTAAAGACTTTCTCCAAGTGGAAGGGGTGACTGCACATGTTGTGTTAGCCTGCATTTTAGTATGGGCTGGGGTTCAATCCCCGTGGGActaacttcttcttcttcttctttttttagtccaaacaaaaaaataacatcgATTTTCTTTAGTCCAGTTACAATCACATTTTTTAATGAGTCAAAATTACGTATGACAAATCTTGTACCAATTTGTGTTTAATATTAAACTTGGCACATTATTTTAAATCCTGTAAAATAGGAGTGAGCTAACACTTTCAACTTTATTAACTTCTTAAACGATGTATGAAAGCTTGAGTGGTTGGACACAAATTGGTACATTTTTTTAAACTCTTTTagatatttgatttttttttttcttttaaacatgtttatttcatattttgaaattttagattttgGATTTTCGGTAGAAGTACTTGGAGGTCCTCAAAGTGTTGGTTATCACAGTTTGAAATGATATTAGCCATTTGAGGTGGGGTTTTACTGTAAATGGGACAGTGCCTTAAATCTGAGGCTAGGCCAAGCCTCTCTCTGATCTTATGGAATTGTGGGTTTTAGTATGTCTCGTGTAAATTTCTATATGAGCATTTTCATCTAAAAAAACAATATGAAAATTCAATTCGGTTTATTTAGTGGCTAAACTAAACTTAAACAAGCAATATTTTCTAGTCCTTCTATATCAACTAAAATTGCTTATTGTATATCTGTAGTTTCTCTGATTTCATGTTGATCTTCAAGTTCAATATTGACTGTTGTTTGTTCTGAAGACTTGAGAAAATATTAGAGTGGGGTTCAAACTTGTTTCCATTTCAAAAATGCAATGCATTGGGTGTCACGTACGATAGTTTTAACCCCACTAATTAATATAGGTGCATGCCTCTGTCTTCCTTGGCAAGTTTCAAGGATCTGTTTATGTGTTTTCCTGCAATTCCTAAACTTGAACAATGCTGTATTATTCAAAGAATACATTCTTTTTGGAGAGCAAGTTTCAAAGATAAATCACATTTAATTGGTGCAGTAATGTGTTTTTACTTTGTTCTGATGCTCACTTATAATTAGCAAAAACTgcttcacaatttttttttgttgagtaTTTTATTCATCTATTATTAGCTCATAATGAATATCTTTCTACCCTTTTGCCAGTCCGAGGTTTTCGCCGTTGCATTTGCTCTACTAGCTGCTGGTGCTGTAATTTTGACACTGAATGTACTACTCCTGGTAATTGCTTCTCACTCACTCATATTCATTGGCTTGATAGATAATTTCTACTTCATTATTCAAATGCATAAAAACCAATTCATTGGCTTGTGTATTGGTTTCATTTTTAGTTTGAGAAATCTTGAGAAATGAatgtttgtttttcttgttGGGAAACTATGGTAACCGGCTGAAAAACTAGATCAAGAACTTTAAACCTTGCATTGATTCATGATCGAACGACTGACTTTTTTAAACACCAGGGCGGGCATATAATTTTCTTCCAGAGTCTGAGCCTTTTGGGGTACTGCTTGTTCCCTTTGGACGTTGGGGCGGTAATCTGCATGTTGAAGGACAATGTGATAGTGAAAGTAATAGTGGTATGTGTGACATTGGCATGGAGTTCTTGGGCGGCATACCCTTTCATGAGCTCGGCAGTCAACCCGAGGAGAAAAGCCCTTGCGTTATACCCAGTTTTTCTCATGTATGTATCTGTTGGTTTTCTTATCATTGCCATTGATTAATGATGCTTTGAAAATCAGTACTGAAATGGGGTTTGAAACAAAAATTGTTGTTACATAgaaagttcttttttttttctttttgtgctGAGTTAATCTTCTCTTTCGTGTCAACTGTATTTTTTTGACTTCTTGATATGTTTGGGAACTCAATTTGCCTAATAGAAGAATATACTAGTTTTGTATCAAATCTTATTAAAATCTCCtctttttgtatgtttttttttgttctttcagTATAATATTTTTGACTATTTAGGATTTTTCTCCCGAAGTATGATTAATGTATTATTGTGTTCTTGAACTATTCAGAATACTGTAAAGTAGTCTTAAGTTTTGTCTTACGTGTCATGTCAAATAGAATGATAACGTAAATGTTTATGGCATTATAATATAAGTGtccaaaataaaattatgtttttGATTTAGTGAAAAATCAATTAATGATTGAAAAAacttaagtaaaatttaatgaaaaagtttaattatttttttccccaaattagttataaatatgGTATTGATATGTCAAAAACTACTATATCATCATTATGTTTGTCACATATAATAACATATAGGTTATAATTCAAAACAAAAATCTTAAATAGCATAATAATATTTGTATAAACTTAGTAAGGAAACATGAGCCATAAtaactactaatttaattttaatccttTAGTGAGAAAATTgtcataaaagataaaaaaaagtgttgctcattcatcttttttcttttttctttttttgctaTGCCTTCATATATTCTATAGGTTGCTTTGTGTAAGATTTTGGTGCACATATGAAATATtgaaaagaaattttttttgatGGATTTCCAATAGAAAAGTTACTCAAAGTTAAGTAATGCCATCAAAACATAGCTATTTAAAGTCACAAAGTGTAACTAATAAACATCTTTTAATTAGTAATAATCATATTATTAATTCAGTAGCACTTTTAAAGAATTAAGGATAAATAAACCACCTGCCTATACATTgtgaatatatttttatgttatacaaCAAAATTTATCCATAGATATAAACAAAGGTccttcatataattaattgcaATATGTGATTTCAAACTCGAACTCctgctttattttttttatatatgcttaatatgttttttttttattgaatattaatatttatgaacAATCTTAGACATAATATTGATAGTAAATGCtattttaagaatatatattttcattgttATCTACATAATATAAAAGAATAgtaaaaaataaagtagaacATTTACGAATTACAAACTACACAATTTTGAATCAAACCAATCTATTTTTAAATGAATAGGTTTGATTTAGTTTAAGCATTTAATTGATctagttgaattttgaattttaaaaaccatataaaatttaatttttagtcacaacaagtattgtgactaattGTAAATCATCAtttctatgttgtgactaaaaggtctgtggctaaaagtatatTGGTCACAAAAATCAGAATTTAttatgactaaatgtgtttttaatcacaatacttgttgtgattaaaactaaattagtgactaTTTGTATTTAAATGCTTTAGTCataagtaatattttgttgtaactaaaagtcacatttagtcacaaaaaatttatattgtgatCGACtaaagaatttatcactaaaagtagttATTTCTGATAGTAGTGCATTACTAATTtggttagaaaaaaataaaaattcagacCAAATGATCAATTCATGAATAGCCCTTATAATTTGGCTAATTGGGATttttaaactttaacatgtactaaatcatgccctctcaacttttttggctgttaaaattttttcctgaactattaagattgttaaatttaaggattttgtctaatttcattcaattatttatgtactaaagtATGCTCTCCAGACTTTAATATTTACTAAATCATACCCCTCGAACATTGAcgtgtactaaatcatgtcttctgaactttcattcatgttagactttcttttactaaaattagacaaaagtccttaattCCATTAATCGTAATAATTCAAGTAGCATTTTTCACGACTTTAAAAGTTTAAGAGagatgatttgatacatgtcaaaatcACGACGAGAAAAACCTTAATTAGTCTTATAATTATGAACAAATGACGAAAGAATAAATGCTATGTAacctaattaagaaaaataaagtggGAGAGAGATTATTGctccaaaaattaaattaggtATAATTAGacacttaattaataattgagaaAGACCAATCACATTTGAATGTTCACAAACCAGTATGATATTGTATACTGTACCATATCCATCCACtgcaaatataatattttagattgGTGGGCATTCTCATATTTTATATCTTATAAAATGTgtaaacatattattttattcctttaTTTATTTACCTATTATAATAATCCCAGCCTAATAAAATTTCTCAAATATTGTTGATTATTCTATTTTATGTGAAGTCAATTTTGTCTAACAGGAATGcccttaaatttaattttttttagaatattaatttttctataaaccaaaaatatatcaaatttttaatatatacacacacattaACTATATGCAATTTATCATAAGAGAAGAGTAGACTATACATTATGAAAAACTAGTATAAATCTTTATACAGCATTGAGTGGCTAATTAGGTAAAAtcattttattacatatatatgttattaattattttctataaTATCCTCaagtacttatatatataatgtatttatttcttgaattaaaTGTTATTGGAGTAGCCGCCAAAGGATCTGAGAATCCTAATATAAGGAATAAAATTCCTAAGtatatattgcttaatttgtaATTGGAACCAGCTACAAATTGTAGGTCATCCACATatcttctatatatatatatatttgtatattttatatatatttatatatatatatatatatgagcatGAACACATTTGTCTTAGCTTGACTTTAACccatatatattataacctAATTAAAGCTAGCAAACACCCAAAACACCACTAGTTCTAATCCATAATTATGATATATCAAACATTGTaacactttatatatatatatagaaataacCAAAATGGTGTTGGGAAAACCTATTGCAATTAACCACAATATTTTCCCTCTTTGTATGTCAAAAGTGGGATACTTATCAAACACCACAACAAgcaattattaaatataaaccAAAGCACCACAAGCAATATAAAATACACAAATCAAGAGTAAAAGTGAGACACCAAGATTTTACGTGGAAACCCAATGCGGGAAAAACCACGGGACCGTAGTCCGCTCAAATCATCCACTATCACCAAAGTTTAATAATGGGGCTACAAAGTTCTTCTCTAGTAAACTAGAGACTCACAACAACATCAAGATTAAACAATCTTGGATCAATACAACTTTACTCATCATCTCAAAAGATGGATACACAAGTAGAAAAAGTTTGGGTCTCACCAAGTGGGTATTGTAGGAGAGCACCTTAGAGAGGACAATCGCCAAATCGGAACCGGTAGATGGGTAGAGCGTCTTGCAAGGATTCACCACCCAAAATTTGAGCTAAAATGGATAAGAATCCACCActtgatcttcaatgcaaaatggCAAAacccctttctctctctagctttctttctcttctttccccctcttttcctttcttctctctttttctttcttgctgcTCACGAAGCACTCATGcttcctttcttcttttttttttttctttaattgattcaaataaaatgGGCCTAAGCCCTTATTGGTCCAGCCCACCAATAAAGGGGCGGACCCAACAAATCTCCCCCTCCGCCTCAGTTGGTGGGCTCTACTAAGCCCGCTCTTCGCCTACAAGCTTTGAGCTTCTCTTTAGGCAAAGCCTTTGTCAACATATCGGAACCATTCTCACTGGTATGCACATTTTCTAAGTGCAATTCTTTCATCTCAAGCACATCACGAATCTAATGATATCTAACATTAATATGCTTGGATCTTGAATGAAATGTTGAATTCATGGAGAGGTGAATGGTACTCTGACTCACAATAGAAAATGTATCTTTCTTGCTGCAAGCCTAATTCTTGTAGAAACTTTTTAATTCATAAAGCTTCCTTACAAGCTTCGATTCTGACTATGTATTCGGCTTCGTAGTAGACAAAGCAACACACTTCTGTAACCTCGATTGCCATGAAACAGCTCCCCCTGCAAATGTCATCAAGAATCCTGAAGTGGATTTCCTAGAATCACAATCACCAGCCATGTCTGCATCTGTGTACCCATCAAGCATAGGTTCACCACTACCAAAGCATAAGCACAACCTGGAAGTACCTCGTAGATATCTCAATATCCATTTCACTGCTTCCCAATGATCTTTACCAGGATTAGAAAGGAATCGGCTAACAACTCCAACTGCATGAGCAATATCTGGCCTCGTACAAACCATAGCATACATCAAGCTGCCAACTGCAGATGAGTAAGGTATTGAAGCCATTTCTTGTTTATCCTTCTCACTTGTAGGACATTGTTTGGAGCTTAGCTTGAAATGGGCTGCAAGTGGAGAACTAACTGCTTTAGCTTTGCTCATGTTAAATCTTTCAAGAACTTTTTCAAcataagcttcttgagataaccAAAGTTTCCCATTCTTCCTGTCACGAGAAATCCTCATTCCAAGTATCTGTTTCGCCGATCCTAAGTCTTTCATAGCAAAAGACTTGCTCAACTCTTCCTTTAGCTTCTCAATCTTTTTGACATCATGGCCAACAATCaacatatcatcaacatacagcAGGAGAATAATGAAATCATCATCAGAAAACTTCTTTGTAAACACACAATGATCAGAAGTAGTTCTGGTATATCCATGGCTCGACATGAAGGAATCAAACTTCTTGTACCACTGTCTAGGTGCCTGTTTGAGTCCATATAAGCTTTTTCTAAGCTTGCACACAAGATTCTCTTTTCCCTTGACTTTGAAACCCTCTGGCTGCTCCATGTAAATTTCTTCTTCCAAGTCACCATGAAGAAATGCAGTTTTCACATCAAGTTGTTCTACTTCTAAATTCAAGCGAGCAACTAAACCAAGAACAACTCTAATAGAGGATATTTTCACAACAGGAGAAAAGATTTCTTCAAAGTCAATACCTTTCTTCTGACTGAACCCTTTCACAACCAATCGTGCCTTGTACCGTTGTGAGCCATTGTTTTCAGTCTTATGCGTGTAAACCCATTTGTTCTTGAGAGCTTTCTTCCATTTAGGCAACTTCACCAAGTCATATGTGTGATTCTCATGTAGGGATCCCATCTCATCTTGCATGGCTCCATCCCACTCATTCTTGTGCTCATGTAGAATGGCTTCTTGGTAAGTTTTGGCTCTCCCCCATCGTGAGCATTACATACTCATGAGGATTGTATCTTGAAGTTGGTTTACGCTCTCTTGTGGATCTTTTACTTGAGTCTCAACTGGTGGTGGTGGAGGTGCTTCTTGATCCTGTTCAGTTGGCTCACCATCATCATGAACATCATAATCAATATTCTCACCACGATCTTCTTGTTCATCTGCTTCTTCATTGACATGCTCTTCATGGTTTTCTTGTTCATCTCCCCCATGATCATCATGCACTAGGGGTGAAGGAACTGAGCTAGTACTCATAGGAACATCAGGATGGAACTTTTGCTTCTGAACTTTGTCACTGTCTTCAAACATTTGATCTTCAAGAAACACCACATCCCTGCTTCTGATAATCTTCTTGTTCACTGGATCCCATAATCTGTACCCAAACTCTTCATGACCGTACCCCAAGAAAATACATGGTTTTGCCTTATCATCAAGCTTGGATCTCTCATCTTTAGGAATATGAACAAATGCTCTGCACCCAAAGACTCTCAAATGACCATATGAGACATCTTTCCCTCTCCATACTTTCTCAGGTACATCACCGTTCAGAGGAACTGAAGGAGAAAGGTTAATCAAATCAACTGCAGTTCTCATAGCCTCCCCCCAAAAGGACTTAGGTAGCTTGGCATGGGAAAGCATACACCTAATCCTTTCTTCAATTGTTCTGTTCATTCTTTCTGCCACACCATTATGTTGAGGAGTTTTTGGAACTGACTTCTCAAGCTTGATTCCATGGAGTCTACAATAGTATTCAAATGGACCCCTGTACTCACCACCATTATCTGCTCGAACACACTTCAACTTTCTTCCAGTTTCTCTTTCAATCTTGGCATGAAGTTCTTTGAAAGCATCGAGCACCTGGTCTTTAGATTTCAAAGCAAAAACCCAAACTTTTCTAGAATGGTCATCaataaaagtaacaaaataaagTGCACCTCCAAGAGTTCTAGTTTGCATAGTACAGACATCAGTGTGAATCAGATCAATAACATTAGGTCTTCTAGATGGTGGACGTGTATGAAAAGAAACTCTATGTGTTTTTCCAGCTAAGCAATGATCACAAGTTTTAAGAGGCATACCTTGCAGATTCGGTAAGAATTGCTTTCTAGCAAGAGTTTGAAGTCCTTTCTCGCTGATATGACCGAGCCTCTGGTGCCAAAGATCAATGTTTGCATCTTTTTGAACTGCATTAATCTCTCCTTTGTGTAGCTTAGCTTCCATGACATAAAGAGTATTCACTTTCTTTCCTCTCGCCACTACAAGAGAACCATTGGTGAGCTTCCATTTACTTTCACCAAACCAGTTTATGAACCCCTCATCATCAAGTCTTCCAGTAGATATCAAGTTAAGGCGAATGTCTGGAACATGCCTAACATCTTTGAGAATCAATTTGCTACCAACACTGGTTTCCAAGCAAATATCTCCAATACCCACAATCTTTGATGCACCATTGTTTCCCATTCTGACAGTGCCAAAATCACCAGTAGTGTAAGAAGTGAAGAAATCACTACGAGCAGTAACATGGAATGAAG
This Cannabis sativa cultivar Pink pepper isolate KNU-18-1 chromosome 6, ASM2916894v1, whole genome shotgun sequence DNA region includes the following protein-coding sequences:
- the LOC115725591 gene encoding protein YIP4b — translated: MSHGDTVPLHPSSQSDIDEIENLIHASVQSSSATVLPARPPSPPRASIPVSSSPFIQSNLPPTPAPPSSSTNKKPPTVPIAPPLPTSTNGNPSIASTGFGSAPNTLTEPVWDTVKRDLSRIVSNLKLVVFPNPYREDPGKALRDWDLWGPFFFIVFLGLTLSWSASVKKSEVFAVAFALLAAGAVILTLNVLLLGGHIIFFQSLSLLGYCLFPLDVGAVICMLKDNVIVKVIVVCVTLAWSSWAAYPFMSSAVNPRRKALALYPVFLMYVSVGFLIIAID